One genomic window of Hydra vulgaris chromosome 03, alternate assembly HydraT2T_AEP includes the following:
- the LOC136078522 gene encoding saposin-like protein 11: MVNQTVEEVKTPVTVNQTVEEVKTPDLVNHTVEEVKTPDSVNQTVEEVKTPDLVNQTVEEVKTPDSVNQTVEEVKTPDSVNQTVEEVKTPVTINQTIEEVKTPDLVNHTVEEVKTPDSVNQTVEEVNTPVAVNQTVEEVNRPDSVNQTVEEVKTPVAVNQTVEEVKTPDSVKQLITDGDRLIKEIENYIKKLRLMSKKVKLGQKNQKQSYSKTTKVKEEYTIESEKKNSIQIKLKGRMSNASHKH; the protein is encoded by the exons atgg taaatcaaACAGTTGAGGAAGTAAAGACACCTGTCACTG taaatcaaACAGTTGAGGAAGTAAAGACACCTGACTTAG taaatcaCACAGTTGAGGAAGTAAAGACACCTGACTCAG taAATCAAACAGTTGAGGAAGTAAAGACACCTGACTTAG taaatcaaACAGTTGAGGAAGTAAAGACACCTGACTCAG taaatcaaACAGTTGAGGAAGTAAAGACACCTGACTCAG taaatcaaACAGTTGAGGAAGTAAAGACACCTGTCACTA taAATCAAACAATTGAGGAAGTAAAGACACCTGACTTAG taaatcaCACAGTTGAGGAAGTAAAGACACCTGACTCAG taaatcaGACAGTTGAGGAAGTAAATACACCTGTCGCGG taaatcaaACAGTTGAGGAAGTAAATAGACCTGACTCAG taaatcaGACAGTTGAGGAAGTAAAGACACCTGTCGCGG taaatcaaACAGTTGAGGAAGTAAAGACACCTGACTCAG ttaaacaACTTATAACTGATGGCGATcgtttaattaaagaaattgaaaattatataaaaaagctcCGACTAATGTCTAAGAAAGTCAAGTTAGGACAAAAAAATCAG aaacaaaGTTATTCGAAAACGACCAAAGTAAAGGAAGAATATACAattgaaagtgaaaaaaaaaattcaatacaaataaagttaaaaggaAGAATGAGTAATGCGAGCcacaagcattaa